From Achromobacter spanius, a single genomic window includes:
- a CDS encoding inositol monophosphatase family protein → MSRTFTLEDTRKLAAILAETAQTEVMPRFRNLPEGAVRGKSSPRDLVTDADEAAERLIAARLSKLHPGAVLIGEEASARNPALLNMLVDADLAFLIDPIDGTRNYVAGLPLFGMMIAACHRGDVIAGVIYDPVSRDSALAVRGEGAWLEFENGKRVPLAVANPAPPQDMDGLISTGALPEPLRTTVNGNLSRLGSTASLRCAAHEYRMLAGGHCHVALYNQLTAWDHAAGWLLHREAGGYAAHFDGSPYKPTHRTGGLLYAPDAGSWHAARKALLGDALEGIEA, encoded by the coding sequence ATGAGCAGAACTTTCACCCTTGAGGACACCCGCAAGCTGGCGGCCATCCTGGCGGAAACCGCGCAGACCGAGGTCATGCCGCGGTTTCGCAACTTGCCAGAAGGCGCGGTGCGGGGCAAAAGCTCGCCGCGCGATCTGGTCACCGACGCCGACGAAGCCGCCGAACGCCTGATCGCCGCGCGCCTTTCCAAGCTGCATCCCGGCGCCGTGCTGATCGGCGAGGAAGCCTCCGCGCGCAATCCCGCCCTGCTGAACATGCTGGTCGATGCCGACCTCGCCTTCCTGATCGATCCCATCGACGGCACGCGCAATTACGTGGCGGGCCTGCCGCTCTTCGGCATGATGATCGCGGCCTGCCATCGCGGCGACGTGATCGCCGGCGTGATCTACGACCCGGTCAGCCGCGATAGCGCGCTGGCCGTGCGCGGCGAAGGCGCCTGGCTGGAATTTGAAAACGGCAAGCGGGTGCCGCTTGCCGTTGCCAACCCCGCGCCCCCGCAGGACATGGACGGCCTGATCTCCACCGGCGCCCTGCCCGAGCCGCTGCGCACCACCGTCAACGGCAACCTGTCCCGGCTGGGCAGCACGGCCTCGCTGCGCTGCGCCGCGCACGAATACCGCATGCTCGCGGGCGGCCATTGCCATGTGGCGCTGTACAACCAGCTCACGGCATGGGACCACGCCGCAGGCTGGCTGCTGCACCGGGAAGCGGGCGGCTATGCGGCGCATTTCGATGGTTCGCCCTACAAGCCCACGCACCGCACGGGCGGCCTGCTTTACGCGCCCGACGCCGGCAGCTGGCACGCGGCGCGCAAGGCGCTGTTGGGGGACGCATTGGAAGGCATCGAGGCTTGA
- a CDS encoding DUF72 domain-containing protein yields the protein MTDFPRILTGTASWTDPTLLACGRFYPPDARSAESRLRFYASHFSLAEVDSSFYAMPTPDNAYLWSTRTPDDFVFNIKAFRLFTGHQTPLTALPGDIRRELADWPEPIIYHDRMPADLRDELWRRYQLAIEPLRMPGKLGAVHFQFPPWVRRDARGMARVADCARRMEEHLVSVEFRHRSWFETPAATADTLAFERDLGVVHTVVDAPQGFENTVPAVWESTHPDLTLLRLHGRNAAKWNASGPASSGRFQYEYSEAELAELVARFTRLASQSGQAHAVFNTNFEDQGMRNAAAFASALQLPGM from the coding sequence ATGACCGATTTTCCCCGCATCCTGACCGGCACCGCCTCCTGGACCGACCCCACCCTGCTGGCCTGCGGCCGCTTCTATCCGCCCGATGCGCGCAGCGCCGAATCCCGCTTGCGGTTCTATGCCTCGCACTTTTCGCTGGCCGAGGTCGATTCCAGCTTCTACGCGATGCCCACGCCGGACAACGCCTACCTGTGGTCCACCCGCACGCCGGATGATTTCGTCTTCAACATCAAGGCGTTCCGGCTGTTCACCGGCCATCAGACGCCGCTCACTGCCCTGCCCGGCGACATCCGGCGCGAACTGGCGGATTGGCCCGAACCCATCATTTATCACGACCGCATGCCTGCCGACCTGCGCGACGAGCTCTGGCGGCGCTACCAGCTTGCCATCGAGCCGCTGCGGATGCCGGGCAAGCTGGGCGCGGTGCATTTCCAGTTTCCGCCCTGGGTACGGCGCGACGCCCGCGGCATGGCGCGCGTGGCAGATTGCGCGCGGCGGATGGAGGAGCATCTGGTGTCGGTGGAATTCCGCCACCGCAGCTGGTTTGAAACCCCGGCGGCCACCGCGGACACGCTGGCCTTCGAACGGGATCTGGGCGTGGTGCACACGGTTGTCGACGCGCCGCAGGGTTTTGAGAACACCGTGCCCGCGGTCTGGGAAAGCACCCATCCCGACCTGACGCTGCTGCGCCTGCACGGGCGCAATGCAGCCAAGTGGAATGCGTCGGGCCCGGCGTCGTCGGGACGGTTTCAGTACGAATATTCGGAAGCGGAACTGGCCGAACTGGTCGCGCGCTTCACGAGGCTGGCCTCGCAATCGGGGCAGGCGCACGCGGTGTTCAACACCAACTTCGAAGACCAGGGCATGCGCAACGCGGCGGCCTTCGCGTCGGCGCTGCAATTGCCGGGCATGTGA
- a CDS encoding NAD-dependent succinate-semialdehyde dehydrogenase translates to MTALSHPLARPDLLRDACYIDGKWVGAGEGASIPVDNPSTGKTIVSVPKLGRKETEQAIASAQAALPAWAAKTGKERAAILLKWAQLMMQHQKDLAAIMTSEQGKPVTEAAGEIAYAASFLEWFAEEAKRIDGDILQSPKAGQRLMALKQPIGVTAAITPWNFPAAMITRKVGPALAAGCTMVVKPAQQTPLTALALAVLAEEAGVPAGVFHVITGSSRDIGAALCESDVVRKLSFTGSTEVGRTLMEQCAPTIKKLSLELGGNAPFIVFDDADLDRAVDGILASKYRNAGQTCVCANRIYVQAGVYEEVAKRLVAKVNAMKVGDGFEDGVTQGPLIDKNAIEKVQEHIADATAHGAKVIAGGKPHAKGGTFFEPTVVRDVTQSMRFASEETFGPVAPLFRFESEDEVIGMANDTIFGLAAYFFTRDYARIWRVSEALEYGIVGINTGLISNEVGPFGGVKQSGLGREGSKYGIEEYLEIKYLCVDLGA, encoded by the coding sequence ATGACAGCACTGTCCCATCCCCTCGCCCGTCCCGACCTGTTGCGCGACGCCTGCTACATCGACGGCAAGTGGGTCGGCGCCGGCGAAGGCGCATCGATCCCCGTCGACAATCCGTCCACCGGCAAGACCATCGTGTCGGTGCCCAAGCTGGGCCGCAAGGAAACCGAGCAGGCCATCGCCAGCGCCCAGGCCGCGCTGCCCGCGTGGGCCGCCAAGACGGGCAAGGAACGCGCCGCGATCCTGCTCAAGTGGGCGCAGCTGATGATGCAGCACCAGAAAGACCTGGCCGCCATCATGACGTCCGAACAAGGCAAGCCGGTCACCGAAGCCGCGGGCGAAATCGCCTACGCCGCGTCGTTCCTGGAATGGTTTGCCGAAGAAGCCAAGCGCATCGACGGCGACATCCTGCAAAGCCCCAAGGCCGGGCAGCGCCTGATGGCGCTCAAGCAGCCCATCGGCGTCACCGCCGCGATCACGCCGTGGAACTTCCCCGCCGCGATGATCACCCGCAAGGTCGGCCCGGCCCTGGCCGCCGGCTGCACCATGGTCGTCAAGCCCGCCCAGCAGACGCCGCTGACCGCGCTGGCGCTGGCCGTGCTGGCCGAAGAAGCCGGCGTGCCGGCAGGCGTGTTCCACGTCATCACGGGCAGCTCGCGCGACATCGGCGCGGCGCTGTGCGAAAGCGACGTGGTGCGCAAGCTGAGCTTCACGGGCTCGACCGAAGTCGGCCGCACGCTGATGGAGCAATGCGCGCCCACCATCAAGAAGCTGTCGCTCGAACTGGGCGGCAACGCGCCCTTCATCGTGTTCGACGACGCCGACCTGGACCGCGCGGTCGACGGCATCCTGGCCTCGAAGTACCGCAACGCGGGCCAGACCTGCGTGTGCGCCAACCGCATCTACGTGCAGGCCGGCGTGTACGAGGAAGTCGCCAAGCGCCTGGTCGCCAAGGTCAATGCCATGAAGGTCGGCGACGGCTTTGAAGACGGCGTGACGCAAGGTCCGCTGATCGACAAGAACGCCATCGAAAAGGTGCAGGAGCACATCGCCGACGCCACGGCCCACGGCGCCAAGGTCATTGCCGGCGGCAAGCCCCACGCCAAGGGCGGCACGTTCTTCGAACCGACCGTCGTGCGCGACGTGACGCAATCGATGCGCTTTGCCAGCGAGGAAACCTTCGGCCCCGTCGCGCCGCTGTTCCGCTTCGAATCGGAAGACGAAGTCATCGGCATGGCCAACGACACCATCTTCGGTCTGGCCGCCTACTTCTTCACGCGCGACTACGCCCGCATCTGGCGCGTGTCCGAAGCGCTGGAATACGGCATCGTGGGCATCAACACCGGCCTCATCTCCAACGAAGTCGGCCCCTTCGGCGGCGTCAAGCAATCCGGCCTGGGCCGCGAAGGCTCCAAGTACGGCATCGAAGAGTACCTGGAGATCAAGTACCTCTGCGTCGACCTCGGCGCATGA
- a CDS encoding thermonuclease family protein: MRGKSPFRGGSKLTALVVALVLAAAGAIVNWLSPQDSAPQRSGPTAGGTPSAPAGGKPSAVAPAGGVPPGSYTLTGTIVNVADGDTVTLRAPDGQRRIRMDSIDAPEEGHGTDQPGQPDAEAARKHLAGLVAGKTLTAQCYEQDQYGRDVCALILDDGRSANRVQVEAGYAWAYTARKGDYLRDKAMPDLQRQAKAAGRGLWARPDPMQPWKWRYDCWRQRQCG; the protein is encoded by the coding sequence GTGCGTGGCAAATCTCCCTTTCGTGGCGGCAGCAAGCTGACCGCCCTTGTCGTTGCCCTGGTTCTGGCGGCGGCGGGTGCCATCGTGAACTGGCTTTCCCCGCAGGATTCGGCGCCGCAGCGCTCGGGGCCGACGGCAGGCGGCACGCCCTCGGCGCCGGCGGGTGGCAAACCGTCGGCCGTGGCGCCCGCGGGTGGCGTGCCGCCGGGAAGCTACACGCTGACGGGCACGATCGTGAACGTGGCGGACGGCGATACCGTGACGCTGCGGGCGCCGGACGGGCAGCGGCGCATCCGGATGGACAGCATCGACGCGCCGGAAGAGGGCCATGGCACGGATCAGCCCGGCCAGCCTGACGCCGAGGCCGCGCGCAAGCACCTGGCGGGTCTGGTGGCCGGCAAGACGCTCACCGCGCAGTGCTACGAGCAGGATCAATACGGCCGCGATGTCTGCGCGCTGATCCTGGACGATGGCCGCTCAGCCAACCGCGTGCAGGTGGAGGCCGGCTACGCCTGGGCCTACACGGCCCGCAAGGGCGATTACCTGCGCGACAAGGCCATGCCGGACCTGCAGCGCCAGGCCAAGGCAGCTGGCCGAGGGCTGTGGGCGCGCCCGGATCCCATGCAGCCCTGGAAATGGCGCTACGACTGCTGGCGGCAGCGCCAGTGCGGCTGA
- a CDS encoding PLP-dependent aminotransferase family protein → MRSIVGDLLLLRLADGASEPMNKRLYRGIREAILDGSIAADSRLPATRDLAAELGIARNTVVHVYSQLLAEGYTRSRQGNGTFVNASVPDSYLASGRRARQAQQASSRPALSPRGAAIVDGVSASPYQWGAFMPGVPDLTEFPHKKFGRIFSALWRNPAPDLLTYSYGGGLPALREALAQHLALTRSIDCDPEQIIITEGSHQAIDLTTRILGEAGETAWVEDPGYWGARTILRANGLRTVHLPVDEEGMRVPDTVDTPPRFIFVTPSHQYPLGPVMSLARRRQLLAVARQCGSWIIEDDYDSEFRFSGRPIASLLGLESDAPVIYMGTFSKTLYPGLRVGYLVLPKPLTAAFQAAHAELYREGHLMTHAALATFISEGHYAAHIRRMRMLYGRRRAMLVNLIERRLGPDWLHRDASMAGLHLVLTLPADMDDLRVVEVARSKGVLTRALSRYYVNEEGRRPGLLLGYACVPEHDIARKFEVLLESLAEVARPAVKTAAKVGV, encoded by the coding sequence TTGCGGTCCATCGTCGGTGACTTGCTGCTGCTGCGCCTGGCCGATGGCGCCAGCGAGCCCATGAACAAGCGGCTCTACCGCGGCATCCGCGAAGCGATCCTGGATGGATCCATTGCCGCGGACTCGCGCCTGCCCGCCACGCGCGACCTGGCGGCCGAGCTGGGCATTGCCCGCAACACCGTCGTCCACGTCTACAGCCAGCTGCTGGCCGAGGGCTACACCCGCAGCCGGCAGGGCAACGGCACTTTCGTCAATGCCTCGGTGCCGGACTCGTATCTGGCCAGCGGCCGCCGCGCGCGTCAGGCGCAGCAGGCGTCCTCGCGTCCGGCCCTGTCGCCGCGCGGCGCGGCCATCGTGGATGGCGTGTCGGCCTCGCCGTACCAGTGGGGCGCGTTCATGCCGGGGGTGCCCGACCTGACCGAGTTCCCGCACAAGAAGTTCGGCCGCATCTTCAGCGCGCTGTGGCGCAACCCCGCGCCGGACCTGCTGACGTATTCCTATGGCGGCGGCCTGCCGGCGCTACGCGAGGCGCTGGCGCAGCATCTGGCGCTGACGCGGTCCATCGACTGCGACCCGGAGCAGATCATCATCACCGAGGGCTCCCACCAGGCCATCGACCTGACCACCCGTATCCTGGGCGAGGCGGGCGAAACGGCATGGGTCGAAGATCCGGGCTACTGGGGCGCGCGCACCATCTTGCGGGCGAACGGTCTGCGCACGGTGCATCTGCCGGTGGACGAAGAAGGCATGCGGGTGCCGGACACGGTGGACACGCCGCCGCGGTTTATCTTCGTCACGCCGTCGCATCAATATCCGCTGGGACCCGTGATGTCGCTGGCGCGCCGGCGGCAATTGCTGGCGGTGGCGCGGCAATGCGGCAGCTGGATCATCGAAGACGACTACGACAGCGAGTTCCGCTTTTCCGGGCGCCCGATCGCGTCGCTGCTGGGCCTGGAGTCCGACGCGCCGGTGATCTACATGGGGACCTTCAGCAAGACGCTGTATCCGGGTCTGCGCGTGGGCTATCTGGTGCTGCCCAAGCCGCTGACGGCGGCCTTTCAAGCGGCGCACGCGGAGCTGTACCGCGAGGGGCACCTGATGACCCACGCGGCGCTGGCCACGTTCATATCCGAAGGCCATTACGCGGCGCACATCCGCCGCATGCGCATGCTGTACGGCCGCCGCCGCGCCATGCTGGTCAACCTGATCGAGCGCCGGCTGGGTCCGGACTGGCTGCATCGCGATGCGAGCATGGCGGGGTTGCATCTGGTGCTGACATTGCCGGCGGACATGGACGACCTGCGCGTCGTTGAGGTGGCGCGCAGCAAGGGCGTGCTGACGCGCGCGCTGTCGCGCTACTACGTCAACGAGGAAGGGCGCCGGCCCGGGCTGCTGCTGGGTTACGCGTGCGTGCCGGAGCACGACATCGCGCGCAAGTTTGAAGTGCTGCTGGAGAGCCTGGCCGAGGTGGCGCGGCCGGCGGTGAAGACTGCCGCGAAGGTGGGTGTCTGA
- a CDS encoding 4-aminobutyrate--2-oxoglutarate transaminase produces MKNQDLNTRRSLATPRGVGVMCDFYAVRAENATLWDAEGKEYIDFAGGIAVLNTGHLHPKVKAAVAAQLDNFTHTAYQIVPYEGYISLAERINRLAPIDGLKKTAFFTTGVEAVENAVKIARSSTGRSGVIAFSGSFHGRTMLGMALTGKVAPYKLSFGPMPGDIYHVPFPNATQAISVADSLKALDLLFKVDIDPKRVAAIIIEPVQGEGGFNITPPELMTALRKVCDEHGILLIADEVQTGFGRTGKLFAMEHHNVQADIITMAKSLGGGFPISGIVGRADVMDGPAAGGLGGTYAGNPLAVAAAHAVLDVIAEEKLCERAAQLGEKLRAHLEGLRAKVPGIADVRGLGSMVALELNDAAGKPDAEAVKRVQQRALDAGLILLSCGVYGNVLRFLYPLTIPDAQFARALDILSEALAA; encoded by the coding sequence ATGAAGAATCAGGATCTGAATACCCGCCGTTCCCTGGCCACGCCGCGCGGCGTCGGCGTCATGTGCGACTTCTACGCCGTGCGCGCGGAAAACGCCACGCTGTGGGATGCCGAAGGCAAGGAATACATCGACTTCGCAGGCGGCATTGCCGTCCTGAACACGGGCCACCTGCACCCGAAGGTCAAGGCCGCGGTCGCCGCGCAGCTCGACAACTTCACGCACACGGCCTATCAGATCGTGCCGTACGAAGGCTACATCTCGCTGGCCGAGCGCATCAACCGTCTCGCCCCCATCGACGGCCTGAAAAAGACCGCCTTCTTCACGACCGGCGTCGAAGCCGTCGAGAACGCCGTGAAGATCGCGCGCTCGTCCACCGGCCGCTCGGGCGTCATCGCCTTCTCGGGTTCGTTCCATGGCCGCACGATGCTGGGCATGGCGCTGACCGGCAAGGTCGCCCCCTACAAGCTGTCGTTCGGCCCCATGCCGGGCGACATCTATCACGTCCCGTTCCCCAACGCCACGCAGGCCATCAGCGTGGCCGATTCGCTCAAGGCGCTGGACCTGCTGTTCAAGGTCGACATCGATCCCAAGCGCGTCGCGGCGATCATCATTGAACCCGTGCAGGGCGAAGGCGGCTTCAACATCACGCCGCCCGAACTGATGACCGCACTGCGCAAGGTCTGCGACGAGCACGGCATCCTGCTGATCGCCGACGAAGTCCAGACGGGCTTTGGCCGCACCGGCAAGCTGTTCGCGATGGAACACCACAATGTGCAGGCCGACATCATCACCATGGCCAAGAGCCTGGGCGGCGGCTTCCCGATCTCGGGCATCGTCGGCCGCGCCGACGTCATGGACGGCCCCGCTGCCGGCGGCCTGGGCGGCACGTACGCCGGCAACCCGCTGGCTGTGGCCGCGGCGCACGCCGTGCTGGACGTCATCGCTGAAGAGAAGCTGTGCGAACGCGCCGCCCAACTGGGCGAAAAGCTGCGCGCGCACCTGGAAGGCCTACGCGCCAAGGTTCCGGGCATCGCCGACGTGCGCGGCCTGGGCTCGATGGTCGCGCTGGAACTGAACGACGCGGCCGGCAAGCCCGACGCCGAAGCGGTCAAGCGCGTGCAGCAGCGTGCGCTCGACGCCGGCCTGATTTTGCTAAGCTGCGGTGTATACGGAAACGTCCTGCGCTTCCTGTATCCCTTGACCATTCCCGACGCCCAGTTCGCACGCGCGCTGGACATCCTGTCCGAGGCGCTTGCCGCTTGA
- a CDS encoding NAD-dependent protein deacetylase produces MDTALPELAALRGFLDRHPRLFVLTGAGVSTDSGIPDYRDTEGEWKRQPPMTLQTFMGAELSRARYWARSMVGWRRFGHVKPNASHLALARLQDRGHVAVLVTQNVDGLHEAAGSRDVVDLHGRLDAVRCMNCDWRGGRHDWQEKLHALNPDWMQLEASDAPDGDADLDGYDFSRFAVPPCPRCGGIVKPDVVFFGETVPRERVERANAGLESADAVLVAGSSLMVYSGYRFVTAASRMGLPIAAINLGRTRADSLLTLKVEQPCALALEAL; encoded by the coding sequence TTGGATACAGCACTTCCGGAGCTGGCCGCGCTGCGCGGCTTTCTCGACCGTCATCCGCGGCTTTTCGTCCTGACCGGGGCCGGGGTCAGCACCGATTCGGGCATCCCCGACTACCGCGATACCGAAGGCGAATGGAAACGCCAGCCGCCCATGACGCTGCAAACGTTCATGGGCGCTGAGCTTTCGCGAGCGCGCTATTGGGCGCGCAGCATGGTGGGCTGGCGCCGCTTTGGTCACGTCAAACCCAACGCGTCGCATCTTGCGCTGGCGCGCCTGCAAGATCGCGGCCACGTCGCCGTGCTGGTGACGCAGAACGTGGACGGCTTGCACGAGGCCGCAGGCAGCCGCGATGTCGTGGACCTGCACGGACGGCTGGATGCCGTGCGCTGCATGAATTGCGATTGGCGCGGCGGCCGCCACGACTGGCAGGAGAAATTGCACGCGCTCAATCCGGACTGGATGCAGCTTGAAGCCAGCGACGCGCCCGATGGCGACGCCGATCTGGACGGCTACGATTTCTCGCGATTTGCAGTGCCGCCGTGCCCGCGCTGCGGCGGCATCGTCAAGCCCGACGTGGTGTTCTTCGGCGAGACCGTGCCGCGCGAGCGCGTGGAGCGCGCCAACGCCGGCCTGGAAAGCGCCGACGCCGTGCTGGTGGCGGGCTCATCCCTGATGGTGTATTCCGGCTACCGATTCGTGACGGCCGCCTCGCGCATGGGCCTGCCGATCGCCGCCATCAACCTTGGACGCACCCGCGCCGACAGTCTGTTGACCCTGAAAGTGGAACAACCCTGCGCGCTGGCGCTGGAAGCGCTTTAG
- a CDS encoding ATP-dependent helicase encodes MPDQDQTPSTPDNHQPTARPAERPDPLADLNPAQREAAEFGVAGAPGDDGPLLVIAGAGSGKTNTLAHRVAHLILNGADPQRMLLLTFSRRAALEMERRVGSVLQRVMNLRSSQQAPSLPWAGTFHAIGARLLRDCALRIGLSEAFTIHDRGDAEDLMGMVRHELGLSSTKSRFPLKGTCLAIYSRVVNSQTPVGDVLKTSFPWCAQWEDELKNLFRAYVAAKQDQQVLDYDDLLLYWSEMMSDAEIAADVGARFDHVLVDEYQDTNRLQSAILLAMKPDGRGLTVVGDDAQSIYSFRAATVRNILDFPNLFPAPARVITLDRNYRSSQPILTASNAVIAQATERYAKDLWTDRKSSQLPELVTVSDEAGQARWVADQVLAQREGGATLKSQAALFRTASHSAALELELTRRNIPFVKFGGLRFLEAAHVKDLLSILRWAENPRGRMAGFRVAQLMPGIGPATAGKLMDAMSASAEPLRTLREFKPGAAAQEEWGAFADTYAALCDPTLKWPADVDLALRWYSGQLERLYDDARVRKTDLDQLVRIASGYPTRERFLTELTLDPPDATSDESGAPLRDEDYMILSTIHSAKGQEWKAVYVLNVVDGCIPSDMSTGTAEEIEEERRLLYVAMTRAKERLQLVVPQRFYVHQQTGMGDRHVYGSRTRFITNAMLPLFDHLPKLPDLPPGRAELREPQAPRIDVAKRVRNLF; translated from the coding sequence ATGCCAGACCAAGATCAAACTCCCAGCACGCCCGACAACCACCAGCCCACCGCCCGTCCGGCCGAGCGGCCCGATCCGCTGGCCGACTTGAATCCCGCGCAGCGCGAGGCGGCCGAATTCGGCGTGGCCGGCGCGCCCGGCGACGACGGCCCGCTGCTGGTGATTGCGGGCGCGGGGTCCGGCAAGACCAATACGCTCGCGCATCGCGTGGCGCATCTGATCCTGAACGGGGCGGACCCGCAGCGCATGCTGCTGCTGACGTTTTCGCGCCGCGCCGCGCTGGAAATGGAGCGGCGCGTGGGGTCGGTGCTGCAGCGGGTGATGAACCTGCGTTCGTCGCAGCAGGCGCCGTCGCTGCCGTGGGCGGGCACCTTCCATGCGATTGGCGCGCGCCTCTTGCGCGATTGCGCGCTGCGCATCGGCCTGTCCGAGGCCTTCACCATCCACGACCGCGGCGACGCCGAGGACCTGATGGGCATGGTGCGCCATGAGCTGGGCCTGTCCTCCACCAAATCGCGCTTTCCGCTCAAGGGAACGTGCCTGGCGATCTATTCGCGCGTGGTGAACAGCCAGACGCCGGTGGGCGACGTGCTCAAGACGTCGTTCCCGTGGTGCGCCCAATGGGAGGACGAGCTCAAGAACCTGTTCCGTGCGTATGTCGCGGCCAAGCAGGACCAGCAAGTGCTGGACTACGACGATCTGCTGCTCTATTGGTCCGAAATGATGTCGGACGCGGAGATCGCGGCGGATGTGGGCGCGCGCTTCGATCACGTGCTGGTGGACGAATACCAGGACACCAACCGGCTGCAATCGGCCATCCTGCTGGCCATGAAACCCGACGGGCGCGGCCTCACGGTGGTGGGCGACGATGCGCAATCCATCTACTCGTTCCGCGCGGCCACGGTGCGCAACATCCTGGACTTTCCCAACCTGTTTCCCGCGCCCGCGCGCGTGATCACGCTGGATCGCAACTACCGGTCCTCGCAACCCATCCTGACCGCCTCCAACGCTGTGATCGCGCAGGCGACCGAACGCTATGCCAAGGACCTGTGGACGGACCGCAAGTCCTCGCAGTTGCCCGAACTGGTCACGGTCAGCGACGAAGCCGGCCAGGCGCGATGGGTGGCCGACCAGGTGCTGGCGCAGCGCGAGGGCGGCGCGACGCTCAAGTCGCAGGCGGCGCTGTTTCGCACCGCCAGCCACAGCGCCGCGCTGGAACTGGAGCTGACCCGCCGCAACATCCCCTTCGTCAAATTCGGCGGGTTGCGTTTTCTGGAGGCCGCGCACGTCAAGGATCTGCTGTCGATCCTGCGCTGGGCCGAGAACCCGCGTGGCCGCATGGCGGGTTTCCGCGTCGCGCAGTTGATGCCGGGCATCGGCCCGGCCACGGCGGGCAAGCTGATGGACGCCATGTCCGCGTCCGCCGAGCCGCTGCGCACGCTGCGCGAATTCAAGCCGGGCGCGGCAGCCCAGGAAGAGTGGGGCGCCTTTGCCGACACGTACGCCGCGCTGTGCGACCCCACGCTGAAGTGGCCGGCCGATGTGGACCTGGCGCTGCGCTGGTACAGCGGCCAGCTCGAACGCCTGTACGACGATGCGCGCGTGCGCAAGACGGATTTGGACCAGCTGGTGCGCATCGCCTCGGGCTATCCGACGCGCGAGCGCTTCCTGACCGAGCTGACGCTGGATCCGCCCGACGCCACCAGCGACGAATCGGGCGCGCCGTTGCGCGACGAGGACTACATGATCCTGTCCACGATTCATTCCGCGAAGGGGCAGGAGTGGAAGGCGGTCTACGTGCTGAACGTGGTGGACGGCTGCATTCCGTCCGACATGAGCACCGGCACGGCCGAAGAGATCGAGGAAGAACGCCGGCTGCTGTACGTGGCCATGACGCGCGCGAAGGAACGGCTGCAGCTCGTCGTGCCGCAGCGCTTCTACGTGCATCAGCAGACGGGCATGGGCGACCGGCATGTGTACGGGTCGCGCACGCGGTTCATCACCAACGCCATGCTGCCGCTCTTTGACCATCTGCCCAAGCTGCCCGACCTGCCGCCCGGACGGGCCGAGCTGCGGGAGCCGCAGGCGCCGCGCATCGACGTGGCCAAGCGGGTGCGCAACCTCTTCTGA
- a CDS encoding magnesium and cobalt transport protein CorA, with protein MSTEVQAADAPKGEVVASIAYVNGRRDREVPIEEAGQYVAQRQNQSMLWIGLRNPNPETLAKVARELGACDKNQEEMLETHRRPKIIDYGNMILIVAVTVEVEAERPIFGETQFLIGDGFLVTVRRGATAGHSPLRERLEASPDLLKRGSDYVASELLDWLVDRYVAAAVKIESVVEGAEQKLLIRGAKDSDIRRLYRQRRDLLRIHTVVSPLAEICRRLARVEMSAVDEHARPYFGEVADRVLRVDELFNSLRESLAFAFEASLMIGQAAQNDTTRKLASWAAILAVPTAIAGIYGMNFEFMPELKSPWGYPVTLGVIASVCSVLYWRFRKSGWL; from the coding sequence ATGTCTACTGAAGTGCAAGCCGCCGATGCGCCCAAAGGCGAGGTCGTGGCATCGATCGCCTACGTGAACGGACGGCGGGACCGCGAGGTCCCCATCGAAGAGGCCGGCCAGTATGTTGCCCAGCGCCAAAACCAGAGCATGTTGTGGATCGGGCTGCGCAATCCCAATCCGGAGACGCTGGCCAAGGTGGCGCGAGAATTGGGCGCGTGCGACAAGAATCAGGAAGAGATGCTGGAAACGCACCGGCGGCCGAAGATCATCGACTACGGCAACATGATTCTCATCGTCGCCGTGACGGTGGAAGTCGAAGCCGAGCGTCCCATCTTCGGCGAGACGCAGTTCCTGATCGGCGACGGTTTCCTGGTCACGGTGCGGCGCGGCGCCACCGCCGGGCACAGCCCGCTGCGTGAACGGTTGGAAGCTTCGCCCGACCTGCTCAAGCGCGGCAGCGATTACGTGGCGTCCGAGCTGCTGGACTGGCTGGTGGATCGTTATGTGGCGGCGGCCGTCAAGATCGAAAGCGTTGTCGAAGGCGCCGAACAGAAGCTGCTGATCCGCGGCGCCAAGGACTCGGATATCCGCAGGCTGTACCGGCAGCGCCGCGACCTGCTGCGCATTCATACCGTCGTGTCGCCGCTGGCCGAGATCTGCCGCCGGCTGGCGCGCGTCGAGATGTCCGCGGTCGACGAGCATGCGCGGCCTTACTTCGGAGAAGTGGCGGATCGCGTGCTGCGCGTGGATGAACTTTTCAATTCGCTGCGCGAGTCGCTGGCCTTCGCTTTTGAAGCCAGCCTGATGATCGGGCAGGCCGCGCAGAACGACACCACCCGCAAACTGGCCTCCTGGGCGGCCATCCTGGCCGTCCCCACCGCGATCGCCGGCATCTATGGGATGAACTTCGAGTTCATGCCGGAACTGAAATCTCCATGGGGCTATCCGGTCACGCTGGGCGTCATCGCGTCGGTGTGTTCGGTGCTGTATTGGCGGTTCCGGAAGTCGGGCTGGTTGTAA